A region from the Variovorax paradoxus genome encodes:
- a CDS encoding MgtC/SapB family protein, whose translation MSWGGQVLDTVAAEFSDVGDAAQLTRIVVRLMLASVLGFMLGFEREQHGKAAGVRTHMLVAIGSALFVLIPQQTGIVPGDMSRVIQGLVAGVGFLCAGTILKQGRKEHQVQGLTTAAGLWMTAAIGMACGLGREVTAILSALLALAVLALVPRLVELVERMAGPPRAEDQAGEAPRVIASPEDQPPPPPR comes from the coding sequence ATGAGCTGGGGCGGCCAGGTGCTCGACACCGTCGCGGCCGAATTCTCGGACGTGGGCGATGCCGCGCAGCTCACGCGCATCGTCGTTCGCCTGATGCTCGCGTCGGTGCTCGGATTCATGCTCGGCTTCGAGCGCGAGCAGCATGGCAAGGCGGCTGGCGTGCGCACCCACATGCTGGTGGCCATCGGCTCGGCGCTGTTCGTGCTGATTCCGCAGCAGACCGGCATCGTGCCGGGCGACATGAGCCGGGTGATCCAGGGCCTGGTGGCGGGCGTGGGCTTTCTCTGCGCCGGCACCATCCTCAAGCAAGGCCGGAAAGAGCACCAGGTGCAGGGCCTCACCACCGCCGCCGGGCTGTGGATGACAGCGGCCATCGGCATGGCCTGCGGGCTCGGCCGCGAAGTCACCGCCATCTTGAGCGCGCTGCTGGCGCTGGCCGTGCTCGCACTGGTGCCGCGCCTGGTCGAACTGGTCGAGCGCATGGCCGGGCCGCCGCGCGCCGAGGACCAGGCCGGCGAGGCGCCGCGCGTGATCGCCTCGCCTGAAGACCAGCCACCGCCGCCCCCGCGCTGA
- a CDS encoding BLUF domain-containing protein yields the protein MTEEQVLHEVFYCSMLTPDLPPATVGSIVTLARARNAQYGITGLLVFDGMRFCQHLEGPQWTVDTLMRRIERDPRHTAVKVFHRGPLPARRYSGFGMGLAESEGPDLMAGIQALDGEAALRHFLALRPSFDING from the coding sequence ATGACAGAAGAACAAGTTCTCCACGAAGTCTTTTATTGCAGCATGCTCACGCCGGACCTGCCGCCGGCCACCGTCGGCTCGATCGTGACCCTGGCGCGCGCACGCAATGCCCAGTACGGCATCACCGGCCTTCTGGTCTTCGACGGCATGCGTTTCTGCCAGCACCTCGAAGGCCCGCAGTGGACGGTGGACACACTGATGCGCCGCATCGAACGGGATCCCCGGCACACTGCCGTCAAGGTGTTCCACCGCGGGCCGCTGCCGGCACGCCGCTACAGCGGCTTTGGCATGGGCCTGGCCGAAAGCGAAGGCCCCGACCTCATGGCCGGCATCCAGGCGCTGGACGGCGAAGCCGCGCTGCGGCATTTCCTGGCCCTGCGCCCCAGCTTCGACATCAACGGCTGA
- a CDS encoding lytic transglycosylase domain-containing protein → MRHRPRNAASALVFSAVVGAAALLSQQPAAAQANSNDDVLVQMKQAFQRGDKGRLAALLPQARGHALEPWAAYWELKARLQEAAPNEVQDFFARYPGTYQEDRLRNDWLLLLGQRRDWDGFSAALDGFRMGDDAQVRCYAILVEALRSGSATQAQADEVRRSWFGQKEADDGCLTAADRMVAARLMSPNDAWKKARLAMEANRPQAARGAVIIAAPDALPLFEELNASAAKFLTGRAFVAAKSRKELVVLALIKIAMADPEQAATQLDSKWGPMLSAEERNWLWGTIGRQAASKLSPLAGSYFANVTKNGDLTDDMLGWRVRAALRNGQWKEVAPAINAMSETAQLEPTWIYWKARALGAAGGDERRAQARELYQSIAGTRGFYEMLALEELGQRTVVPTRPAPLTPEEKNAARSNIALNRALYAIAIGLRSEGTREWNYATNMHDKGGMDDRALLAAADFACQREVWDRCINTSERTKGVIDVEQRFPMPFHDTVLRKSQDIGLDPAYVYGLIRQESRFIMDARSGVGASGLMQVMPATARWTARKIGMADFTPGQINDRETNITIGTNYLKLALDDFDGSMALAAAAYNAGPGRPRSWRNGPVVEAAIWAENVPFNETRDYVKKVLANTTNYAALISGRPQSLKERLGRVGPRDAAEPEPNKDLP, encoded by the coding sequence ATGCGCCATCGCCCGCGCAATGCAGCGTCCGCGCTGGTTTTTTCCGCCGTTGTGGGGGCCGCCGCACTGCTTTCGCAGCAGCCCGCCGCCGCACAGGCCAACAGCAACGACGACGTGCTGGTCCAGATGAAGCAGGCCTTCCAGCGCGGCGACAAGGGCCGGCTCGCGGCGCTGCTGCCGCAGGCGCGCGGCCATGCGCTCGAACCCTGGGCCGCCTACTGGGAACTCAAGGCCCGCCTGCAGGAAGCCGCGCCCAATGAGGTGCAGGACTTCTTCGCGCGCTATCCCGGCACCTACCAGGAAGACCGGCTGCGCAACGACTGGCTGCTGCTGCTGGGCCAGCGCCGCGATTGGGACGGCTTTTCCGCCGCGCTGGACGGCTTCCGCATGGGCGACGACGCGCAGGTGCGCTGCTATGCGATCCTGGTCGAGGCCCTGCGTTCCGGCAGTGCCACGCAGGCCCAGGCCGACGAGGTGCGCCGCAGCTGGTTCGGCCAGAAGGAAGCGGACGACGGCTGCCTCACCGCGGCCGACCGCATGGTTGCGGCCCGCCTGATGTCGCCCAACGACGCCTGGAAGAAGGCGCGCCTGGCCATGGAGGCCAACCGCCCGCAGGCCGCGCGCGGGGCCGTGATCATCGCCGCGCCCGATGCGCTGCCGCTGTTCGAAGAGCTCAACGCCAGCGCGGCCAAGTTTCTGACCGGCCGCGCCTTCGTGGCCGCCAAGTCGCGCAAGGAACTGGTGGTGCTGGCGCTCATCAAGATCGCCATGGCCGACCCGGAGCAGGCCGCCACCCAGCTCGACAGCAAGTGGGGCCCGATGCTTTCCGCGGAAGAGCGCAACTGGCTCTGGGGCACCATCGGCCGCCAGGCCGCCAGCAAGCTCTCGCCGCTGGCCGGCAGCTACTTCGCCAACGTCACGAAGAACGGCGACCTGACCGACGACATGCTGGGCTGGCGCGTGCGCGCCGCGCTGCGCAACGGCCAGTGGAAGGAGGTGGCGCCCGCCATCAACGCGATGAGCGAAACCGCCCAGCTGGAGCCGACCTGGATCTACTGGAAGGCACGCGCGCTCGGCGCTGCGGGTGGCGACGAGCGCCGCGCGCAGGCGCGCGAGCTCTACCAGAGCATTGCGGGCACGCGCGGCTTCTACGAGATGCTGGCGCTGGAGGAACTCGGCCAGCGCACCGTGGTGCCCACGCGCCCCGCGCCGCTCACGCCCGAGGAGAAGAACGCCGCGCGCAGCAACATCGCGCTCAACCGCGCGCTCTACGCGATTGCCATCGGCCTGCGCTCCGAAGGCACGCGCGAATGGAACTACGCCACCAACATGCACGACAAGGGCGGCATGGACGACCGCGCGCTGCTGGCCGCGGCCGACTTCGCCTGCCAGCGCGAGGTGTGGGACCGCTGCATCAACACCAGCGAGCGCACCAAGGGCGTGATCGACGTCGAGCAGCGCTTTCCCATGCCCTTCCACGACACGGTGCTGCGCAAGAGCCAGGACATCGGGCTCGACCCGGCCTACGTCTACGGGCTGATCCGCCAGGAAAGCCGCTTCATCATGGACGCGCGCTCGGGCGTCGGCGCCTCGGGCCTGATGCAGGTCATGCCCGCCACCGCGCGCTGGACCGCGCGCAAGATCGGCATGGCCGACTTCACGCCGGGGCAGATCAACGACCGCGAGACCAACATCACCATCGGCACCAACTACCTGAAGCTCGCGCTCGACGACTTCGACGGCTCCATGGCGCTGGCCGCGGCCGCCTACAACGCCGGCCCCGGCCGGCCGCGCAGCTGGCGCAACGGCCCGGTGGTGGAAGCGGCCATCTGGGCCGAGAACGTGCCCTTCAACGAAACGCGCGACTATGTGAAGAAGGTGCTCGCCAACACCACCAACTACGCCGCGCTGATCAGCGGACGCCCGCAGTCGCTGAAGGAGCGCCTGGGCCGCGTGGGGCCGCGCGACGCGGCGGAGCCCGAACCCAACAAGGATCTCCCCTGA
- a CDS encoding LysR substrate-binding domain-containing protein, with amino-acid sequence MQHSQTHLRSRPISAGHLRAFEAVARHLNFRAAAEEMALTQSAVSRQIQSLEEEVGVALFLRHTRAVELTSAGAQLLLAVQQSLPRIDTAVRQIRQSAGRKSVSLTTFASFASMWLIPRLEAFQRDNPEIDIRIDASDVAVDLEVADVDIALRYGTREVMPPTAVRLFGETLTPVASPWLLKSSPPIRTPADIAGFTLIEAGDAHRTHLEWLTWRRWFEVNGLERAQPKRWLYFNYAYQMVQAALTGQGVTLARSSLIAESLANGDLVEVLPQHRMDSPMGYWLIAGPRNALRPEIKAFWDWLQVQAITTRETIGEVPDPDTVDNID; translated from the coding sequence ATGCAGCATTCGCAAACCCACCTGCGCTCCCGCCCCATCTCCGCGGGGCACCTGCGCGCCTTCGAGGCGGTGGCGCGCCATCTCAACTTCCGCGCCGCCGCCGAAGAAATGGCGCTCACCCAGTCCGCGGTGAGCCGCCAGATCCAGTCTCTGGAGGAAGAAGTGGGCGTGGCGCTGTTCCTGCGCCACACGCGTGCGGTGGAGCTCACGAGCGCCGGGGCGCAGCTGCTGCTTGCGGTGCAGCAGTCGCTGCCGCGCATCGACACGGCCGTACGCCAGATCCGCCAGAGCGCGGGGCGCAAGAGCGTGTCGCTCACCACTTTTGCGTCTTTTGCGTCGATGTGGCTGATCCCGCGGCTCGAGGCCTTCCAGCGCGACAACCCCGAGATCGACATCCGCATCGACGCCAGCGACGTGGCGGTCGACCTGGAGGTGGCGGACGTCGACATCGCGCTGCGCTACGGCACGCGCGAAGTGATGCCGCCCACCGCCGTGCGGCTGTTCGGCGAAACCCTCACGCCGGTGGCGAGCCCCTGGCTGCTGAAGAGCAGCCCGCCCATCAGGACGCCCGCCGACATCGCCGGCTTCACGCTGATCGAGGCCGGCGACGCGCACCGCACGCACCTCGAATGGCTGACCTGGCGGCGCTGGTTCGAAGTGAACGGCCTGGAACGCGCGCAGCCCAAGCGCTGGCTCTACTTCAACTACGCCTACCAGATGGTGCAGGCGGCGCTCACCGGCCAGGGCGTGACGCTGGCGCGCAGCTCGCTCATCGCCGAAAGCCTGGCCAACGGCGACCTGGTGGAGGTGCTGCCGCAGCACCGCATGGATTCGCCGATGGGCTACTGGCTCATCGCCGGGCCGCGCAATGCGCTGCGGCCCGAGATCAAGGCCTTCTGGGACTGGCTGCAGGTGCAGGCGATCACCACGCGCGAGACCATCGGCGAGGTGCCCGATCCGGACACCGTGGACAACATCGACTGA
- a CDS encoding DUF2917 domain-containing protein, with protein MSTAVCTTESLASLPSSARTASAVPPAVRRGAWQIAPGEAMSLKARSASVLRVKQGRVWVTPDATAANASEDLVLAPGESLNVAAGQRIVMEAWDGYGATYSWDQA; from the coding sequence ATGTCCACCGCCGTCTGCACCACCGAATCGCTTGCTTCCCTGCCGTCTTCTGCCCGTACCGCTTCCGCCGTTCCGCCGGCCGTGCGCCGCGGTGCCTGGCAGATCGCGCCCGGCGAGGCGATGAGCCTGAAGGCGCGGTCGGCCAGCGTGCTGCGCGTCAAGCAGGGCCGGGTCTGGGTCACGCCGGATGCGACCGCCGCCAACGCCAGCGAAGACCTGGTGCTGGCCCCGGGCGAATCGCTGAACGTGGCCGCCGGCCAGCGCATCGTCATGGAAGCGTGGGATGGCTACGGTGCCACCTACTCGTGGGACCAGGCCTGA
- a CDS encoding 5-formyltetrahydrofolate cyclo-ligase, which translates to MDKSKDADTSATTSFLKDQVRKALIEQRLAMPDRLAKADLLQRVMRIWLVGRPDTVIGAYWPIKGEFDPLPALHRWKEDGELIDEPQRRRIGLPVMNKVHKTLTFHAWYPGCQMEEDAYGIPKPKDTELIVPTLLFVPCVGYSAGGYRLGYGGGFYDRTLAALEPRPFTVGLGFTNGFLEDFEPEAHDLPLDAILNDNGVVWPAG; encoded by the coding sequence ATGGACAAGTCAAAGGATGCCGACACCTCGGCGACCACGAGTTTTCTCAAGGATCAGGTGAGAAAAGCACTGATCGAGCAGCGCCTGGCCATGCCCGACCGGCTCGCCAAGGCCGACCTGCTGCAGCGCGTGATGCGCATCTGGCTGGTCGGCCGGCCCGACACCGTGATCGGCGCCTACTGGCCGATCAAGGGCGAGTTCGATCCGCTGCCCGCGCTGCACCGCTGGAAGGAGGACGGCGAACTGATCGACGAGCCGCAGCGCCGCCGCATCGGGCTGCCGGTGATGAACAAGGTGCACAAGACGCTGACCTTCCACGCCTGGTATCCGGGCTGCCAGATGGAGGAAGACGCCTACGGCATTCCCAAGCCCAAGGACACCGAGCTGATCGTGCCCACGCTGCTGTTCGTGCCCTGCGTGGGCTACAGCGCCGGTGGCTACCGGCTGGGCTACGGCGGCGGCTTCTACGACCGCACGCTGGCCGCGCTGGAGCCGCGGCCGTTCACGGTGGGGCTGGGCTTCACCAACGGCTTCCTCGAAGATTTCGAGCCCGAGGCGCACGACCTGCCGCTGGACGCCATCCTGAACGACAACGGCGTCGTCTGGCCTGCCGGCTGA